The following are encoded in a window of Nitrospira sp. genomic DNA:
- a CDS encoding nucleotidyltransferase, whose translation MLTTTQAFDKFRQRLELSETEKNDAANRQQDVRNCIRSSFDLTQDFLSGSYSRHTKTKPLKDVDVLFVLGPAELWRREKPPIDTLQAFEKCLKQKYVEPGQVEIGRRSVTVEFAKSYYPEEHDGKVLSIDSVPAFQSGKDEYEIPDKITGTWIKTNPEVHQERSTAKNKELSGRWVPLVKMAKGWNRTSGKPIKPSFLIEVMALELVEAPFSNYPDEIRNLFAALEANIGRPWPDPAGLGPPVSDQMTPTLSAAARKALQEAQRKATIARRAEESGRQGESLRIWREILGEYFPLS comes from the coding sequence ATGTTGACTACCACGCAGGCTTTCGACAAATTCCGGCAACGCCTCGAGCTGAGTGAGACCGAGAAAAACGATGCCGCAAACCGGCAACAGGATGTGCGGAACTGCATTCGGTCATCGTTTGACCTGACACAAGATTTTCTCTCCGGTTCGTACAGCCGCCATACCAAGACCAAACCGCTGAAAGACGTGGACGTGCTGTTTGTCCTCGGTCCAGCGGAACTTTGGCGGCGTGAAAAGCCTCCGATTGACACGCTGCAGGCGTTTGAGAAGTGCCTGAAGCAGAAGTACGTCGAACCGGGGCAGGTGGAGATCGGGCGACGCTCAGTTACGGTGGAATTCGCGAAGAGCTACTATCCCGAGGAACATGACGGTAAGGTGCTGAGCATCGACTCGGTCCCTGCATTTCAGTCCGGTAAAGACGAGTACGAAATCCCTGACAAGATCACGGGGACTTGGATTAAGACAAATCCAGAAGTGCACCAGGAACGATCGACGGCCAAGAACAAGGAACTAAGCGGGCGCTGGGTGCCGCTCGTGAAGATGGCAAAAGGCTGGAACCGAACGAGTGGTAAGCCGATTAAGCCTTCGTTCCTCATTGAGGTCATGGCCCTGGAGCTCGTGGAAGCGCCATTCTCAAACTATCCCGACGAGATCCGCAACCTCTTTGCTGCGCTAGAGGCCAACATCGGTCGACCGTGGCCGGATCCAGCCGGTCTGGGCCCTCCTGTGTCTGACCAGATGACACCAACCCTTAGTGCCGCCGCGAGGAAAGCGCTGCAGGAGGCGCAACGCAAGGCTACGATTGCGCGACGAGCAGAGGAAAGCGGCCGCCAGGGCGAGAGTCTACGTATCTGGCGTGAGATTCTCGGGGAATATTTTCCCCTCTCATAA
- a CDS encoding inorganic phosphate transporter yields the protein MARSGQELWELRGIADYRITILWGTIWTTIGAGLSGWVATAMVKTFRQGLLAPDTPSSPILAAGVLAGAVLWELVASRNGLPVSTAHALTGAIVGVGLLTFEAEGLMTREFPTWEGGGVSGEPSVGRTV from the coding sequence GTGGCCCGGTCTGGCCAGGAACTGTGGGAGTTGCGCGGGATCGCCGATTATCGGATCACCATTCTGTGGGGAACGATCTGGACGACCATCGGCGCTGGGCTTTCGGGATGGGTCGCCACCGCGATGGTGAAGACCTTCAGACAAGGACTCCTGGCGCCAGACACTCCTTCATCGCCCATCCTTGCAGCCGGCGTGCTGGCTGGCGCAGTCCTGTGGGAGCTGGTTGCTTCAAGGAACGGTTTGCCTGTTTCCACCGCCCATGCACTAACCGGCGCGATCGTCGGGGTAGGCCTCCTTACATTTGAGGCTGAGGGTCTAATGACGCGGGAGTTCCCCACCTGGGAGGGTGGGGGTGTGAGCGGGGAGCCGTCTGTTGGTCGCACGGTTTAG